In the genome of Grus americana isolate bGruAme1 chromosome 16, bGruAme1.mat, whole genome shotgun sequence, one region contains:
- the TCN2 gene encoding transcobalamin-2, producing the protein MWLLLVLLQAAVLPAQPCEAPGEAAAAAVRVLSARLLGLAADPARDPDPSVYLALRLADDHDPRGEERYLARLHDAFQHRYGRSLQAAGWPHAASHGHPQRDAAAAEHGTSAEAEWPETGRLALYLLGLRAACPPPEPGPQRSLVTWLKYYLEEDWAGSRQHGHPLTSYYQYGLGVLALCIHRKRVREEVIRRLLVAEQHGRFGHAGGSAVDTEAVAALAFTCLERERSVGASLAAELRAAARGVRRRMVEAQGQDGFFGNVYSTPWAMQVFIATKACRTQPAYGRAMAALLRNLDAFATAATMAQALPALHGRSYLDIASMHCREEADTLTAIGPEPPPKLPGNVTVRLVVECPELRCPQRRLYDQPVPVPAGASLLDVLRVAAAQGPPDFTFDTQETPQGPFLSRVLGLEARQQKRSYWQLLSAPSTSLQMGVADYRPHDGESLILRLSRW; encoded by the exons ATGTGGCTGCTCCTcgtcctgctgcaggctgccgTCCTGCCCGCCCAGCCCTGCG AAGCCCCAGGggaggcggcagcagcggcggtGCGGGTGCTGAGCGCccggctgctggggctggcggCGGACCCAGCGCGGGACCCCGACCCCAGCGTCTACCTGGCGCTTCGCCTGGCCGACGACCACGACCCGCGCGGGGAGGAGCGGTACCTGGCGCGGCTGCATGACGCCTTCCAGCACCGCTACGGCCG GAGCCTGCAGGCAGCCGGCTGGCCCCACGCCGCGTCCCACGGCCACCCCCAGCGGGACGCCGCGGCCGCCGAGCACGGCAC GAGCGCCGAGGCGGAGTGGCCGGAGACGGGGCGGCTGGCGCTGTacctgctggggctgcgggccgccTGTCCCCCGCCGGAGCCCGGTCCCCAGCGCTCGCTGGTGACGTGGCTGAAGTACTACCTGGAGGAGGACTGGGCAG GCTCCCGGCAGCACGGCCACCCCCTCACCAGTTACTACCAGTACGGCCTGGGCGTGCTGGCGCTCTGCATCCACCGCAAGCGGGTGCGGGAGGAGGTGATCCGCCGGCTCCTGGTGGCTGAGCAGCACGGCAGGTTCGGGCACGCCGGCGGCAGCGCCGTGG ACACGGAGGCGGTGGCGGCGCTGGCCTTCACCTGCCTGGAGCGGGAGCGGTCGGTGGGGGCCAGTCTGGCGGCAGAGCTGCGGGCGGCCGCGcgtggggtgaggaggaggatggtcgAGGCGCAGGGCCAGGACGGCTTCTTCGGCAACGTCTACAGCACCCCGTGGGCCATGCAG GTCTTCATCGCCACCAAGGCGTGCCGGACGCAGCCGGCATATGGCCGGGCCATGGCTGCGCTGTTGCGGAACCTGGACGCCTTTGCCACCGCCGCGACCATGGCCCAGGCGCTGCCGGCGCTGCATGGCCGCTCTTACCTGGACATCGCCTCCATGCACTGCCGGGAAGAGGCGG ACACGCTGACGGCCATCGGCCCCGAGCCGCCGCCCAAGCTGCCAGGGAACGTGACCGTGCGGCTGGTGGTGGAGTGCCCCGAGCTGCGGTGTCCCCAGCGCCGCCTTTACGACCAGCCGGTGCCCGTGCCCGCCGGCGCCTCCCTCCTGGACGTGCTGAGGGTGGCCGCCGCGCAAGGACCCCCTGACTTCAC GTTTGACACCCAGGAGACCCCCCAGGGCCCCTTTctgagcagggtgctggggctggaggccCGGCAGCAGAAGCGGAGCTACTGGCAGCTCCTGAGTgcccccagcaccagcctgcaGATGG GTGTCGCCGACTACAGACCTCACGACGGGGAGAGCCTCATCCTGCGCCTGAGCCGCTGGTAG